A window of Theropithecus gelada isolate Dixy chromosome 14, Tgel_1.0, whole genome shotgun sequence contains these coding sequences:
- the LOC112607367 gene encoding olfactory receptor 1S1: MKTLYSFLQISRNMHQGNQTTITEFILLGLSNQAEHQNLLFVLFLGMYLVTVVGNGLIILAISLDTYLHTPMYLFLANLSFADISSISNSVPKMLVNIHTNSQSISYESCIAQMYFSIVLVVTDNLLLGTMAYDRFVAICHPLNYITLMRPRFCILLTVISWLLSNIIALTHTLLLIQLLFCDHNTLPHFFCDLAPLLKLSCSGTMINELVLFIVGLSVIIFPFALIFFSYVCIIRAVLRISSTQGKWKAFSTCGSHLTVVLLFYGTIVGVYFFPSSTHPEDTDKIGAVLFTVVTPMMNPFIYSLRNKDMKGALRKLINRKLSSL; this comes from the coding sequence ATGAAGACTTTGTATTCCTTTCTTCAGATCAGCAGAAACATGCATCAAGGAAACCAAACTACCATCACTGAATTCATTCTCCTAGGACTCTCCAACCAGGCTGAACATCAAAACCTCCTCTTTGTGCTTTTCCTGGGTATGTACCTGGTCACTGTGGTTGGGAATGGGCTCATCATTCTGGCCATCAGCTTGGATACGTACCTTCACACCCCCATGTATCTCTTCCTTGCCAATCTATCCTTTGCTGATATTTCCTCCATTTCCAACTCAGTCCCCAAAATGCTGGTGAATATTCACACCAACAGCCAATCCATCTCTTATGAGAGCTGCATCGCACAGATGTACTTTTCTATTGTGCTTGTCGTCACTGACAATTTGCTCTTGGGGACCATGGCCTACGACCGCTTTGTGGCGATCTGCCACCCTCTGAATTACATAACTCTCATGCGACCCAGGTTCTGCATTTTGCTCACTGTCATCTCGTGGCTCCTCAGTAATATTATAGCTCTGACGCACACCCTTCTGCTCATTCAATTGCTCTTCTGTGACCACAACACCCTCCCACACTTCTTCTGTGACTTGGCCCCTCTTCTCAAACTGTCCTGTTCAGGCACAATGATCAATGAGCTTGTGTTGTTTATTGTGGGTTTATCAGTTATCATCTTCCCCTTTGCACTCATCTTCTTCTCCTATGTCTGCATCATCAGAGCTGTCCTGAGAATATCATCCACACAGGGAAAGTGGAAAGCCTTCTCCACTTGTGGCTCTCACCTGACAGTTGTATTACTGTTCTACGGAACCATTGTAGGTGTGTACTTTTTCCCCTCCTCCACTCACCCTGAGGACACTGATAAGATTGGTGCTGTCCTATTCACTGTGGTGACACCCATGATGAACCCCTTCATCTACAGCTTGAGGAATAAGGATATGAAAGGTGCCCTGAGAAAGCTCATCAATAGAAAACTTTCTTCCCTTTGA
- the LOC112607252 gene encoding olfactory receptor 9Q1, with translation MAEMNLTLVTEFLLIAFTENPEWALPLFLLFLFMYLITLLGNLGMIILIRMDRRLHTPMYFLLNHLAFMDICYSSVTVPQTLAVLLKHGAALSYTRCAAQFFLFTFFGSIDCYLLALMAYDRYLAVCQPLLYVTIMTQQTCLSLVAGAYVAGLFSALVRTVSAFTLSFCGTNEIDFIFCDLPPLLKLTCGESYTQEVVIIVFAIFVIPASMVVILVSYLFIIVSIMRIPSAGSRAKTFSTCTSHLTAVSLFFGTLIFMYLGGNSGQSLEENRVVSVLYTAVIPMLNPLIYSLRNKEVKESLRKILNRAKLS, from the coding sequence ATGGCAGAGATGAACCTCACCTTGGTGACCGAGTTCCTCCTTATTGCCTTCACTGAGAATCCTGAATGGgcactccctctcttcctcttgtttttatttatgtatctcaTCACCTTATTGGGGAACTTAGGGATGATTATTCTGATCCGCATGGATCGCCGGCTCCACACTCCGATGTATTTCCTTCTGAATCACCTCGCTTTCATGGACATCTGCTACTCATCTGTCACTGTCCCCCAGACGCTGGCAGTGCTGCTGAAGCATGGAGCAGCTTTATCCTACACACGCTGTGCTGCCCAGTTCTTCCTGTTCACCTTCTTTGGTTCCATCGACTGCTACCTCTTGGCCCTCATGGCCTATGACCGCTACTTGGCTGTGTGCCAGCCCCTGCTTTATGTCACCATCATGACACAGCAGACCTGCTTGAGTCTTGTGGCTGGAGCTTATGTTGCTGGTCTCTTCAGTGCCTTGGTGCGGACAGTCTCAGCCTTCACTCTCTCCTTCTGTGGAACCAATGAGATTGACTTTATTTTCTGTGACCTCCCTCCTCTGTTAAAGCTGACCTGTGGGGAGAGCTACACTCAGGAAGTGGTGATTATTGTGTTCGCCATTTTTGTCATCCCTGCCTCCATGGTGGTGATCTTGGTGTCCTACCTGTTTATCATCGTGTCCATCATGAGGATCCCCTCTGCTGGAAGCCGGGCCAAGACCTTCTCCACCTGCACCTCCCACCTCACTGCTGTGTCACTCTTCTTTGGTACCCTCATCTTCATGTACCTGGGAGGTAACTCGGGCCAGTCTTTGGAGGAGAATCGGGTAGTGTCTGTGCTTTACACAGCAGTCATCCCCATGTTGAATCCTCTAATCTACAGCCTGAGGAACAAGGAAGTGAAGGAGTCCCTGAGAAAAATTCTCAATAGAGCCAAGTTGTCCTAA
- the LOC112607305 gene encoding olfactory receptor 9Q2, protein MAERNYTVVTEFFLTAFTERLQWRVPLFLVFLSFYLATTLGNTGMILLIRGDCRLHTPMYFFLSHLSLVDVCYASTIIPQMLAVLWENGTTVSQARCAAQFFLFTFFASIDCYLLAIMAYDRYAAVCQPLLYVTTMTEKACWGLVTGAYVAGFFSAFVRTVTAFTLSFCGNNEINFIFCDLLPLLKLSCGDSYTQEVVIIVFAVFVMPVCILVILVSYLFIIMAILQIRSAGGRAKTFSTCASHLTAVALFFGTLIFMYLRDNTGQSSEGDRVVSVLYTVVTPMLNPLIYSLRNKEVKEAVRKALRKSKAS, encoded by the coding sequence ATGGCTGAAAGGAATTACACCGTAGTGACGGAGTTCTTCCTTACTGCATTTACTGAACGTCTCCAGTGGAGGGTTCCTCTCTTCCTCGTATTTTTGAGTTTCTATCTTGCCACTACATTAGGGAACACAGGCATGATCCTTCTGATCCGCGGAGATTGTCGGCTCCACACCCCAATGTACTTCTTCCTCAGCCACCTTTCCTTGGTGGACGTCTGCTACGCGTCCACCATCATCCCTCAGATGCTGGCTGTGCTGTGGGAGAATGGCACAACCGTCTCCCAGGCTCGCTGTGCAGCTCAgttcttcctcttcaccttctttGCCTCCATCGACTGCTACCTCCTGGCCATCATGGCCTATGACCGCTACGCGGCCGTGTGCCAGCCCCTGCTTTATGTCACCACCATGACTGAGAAGGCCTGCTGGGGTTTAGTCACTGGGGCTTACGTTGCTGGTTTTTTCAGTGCCTTTGTTCGAACGGTCACAGCCTTCACTCTCTCCTTTTGTGGAAACAATGAGATCAACTTCATTTTCTGTGACCTCCTTCCTCTATTAAAACTCTCCTGTGGGGACAGCTACACTCAGGAAGTGGTGATTATTGTGTTTGCTGTTTTTGTCATGCCTGTCTGTATCTTGGTGATCTTGGTGTCCTACCTGTTTATCATCATGGCCATCCTGCAGATCCGCTCTGCTGGAGGCCGGGCCAAGACCTTCTCCACCTGCGCCTCTCACCTCACTGCCGTGGCTCTTTTCTTTGGCACCCTCATCTTCATGTACCTGCGAGACAACACAGGCCAGTCCTCTGAGGGAGACCGAGTGGTGTCTGTGCTCTACACCGTGGTGACCCCAATGCTGAATCCCCTTATCTATAGCCTGAGAAACAAGGAGGTAAAAGAGGCCGTTAGGAAAGCCCTGAGAAAATCAAAGGCTTCTTGA